AAAGGGTTGGCTGTGAATCTCAACTGTTATTTCCAGTTTTTGTGTCATCCCCTCAACCTCCGGTAAAGGGTGGAAGAAACGCAACTTCATCCCCTATTTGCACAGGGGTCAGCGAACTCACCAACCGCTGATTAATCGAGATCTGCACAGACGCAGGGCGAGGTCCAAGCTTCAACTGATCCCAAATGTCTTCAGCCGTCACAACATCTTTGTCAGGAAGAAACACAGACTGTTCATCCCAGCCAGCCTGATCTCGAAGCGAAGCAAACAACAACACCTGGAGTGTTCTCTCCGGAGATTTCGTCATAGGAAACAACTTCAAGCCCTGCTTCGTTCTAGCGTTATCTTTCGTTCGCGATGCTGGAGCTGGCCCTCTCAATTGCTCTCCTCACCATTTCCGACCGACGCACCAGGGCGGAAGACACCAGCGGTGATGCACTCGAACAACGTTTAACGGCAGCAGGGCATCAACTCAGCGATCGGCGTATCTGCCCTGATGATCGTTACCAGATCCGCTCAGAACTCAGTCAGTGGATTGCCGATCCAAGCGTTGATGTGGTGATCACAAGCGGGGGAACAGGCCTGACAGGCCGAGACGGTACCCCAGAAGCGATCGCCCCATTGCTGGACAAAACCATCGACGGTTTTGGTGAACTCTTCCGGGTTCTTTCCTACGAGAGCATCGGGACCAGCACCTTGCAAAGTCGATGCCTGGCAGGCGTCGCCAACGGAACCATCGTCTTCGTGCTTCCCGGTTCTTTAGATGCCGTTCAAACAGCTTGGGACCGACTCATCTCCAGCCAATTGAATGCAAACACCCTTCCTTGCAACCTCGTACAACTTCTGCCGCGATTACGAGAAGCATCCTGGAAAGAAAAGGTGGATCCCGATTAGGGCGTTGAGGGGCCTCAGGCGTCTACGTCATTTAGCTGCCAAAGGATCAAAATTCAGAATGGAATCGGCATGGTCACCGCCGCGGGCTCAGGCGCACAGGCAGCCACTTGTTGGCTCACCACATCACCCACCACCACGATGGAAGGCGAAGCAAAGTTCTCTGTTCGAGTGGCCTCTGCCACCTCGCGCAGAGGTGCCTTGAGGCATCGCTGACCAACCACGGTGCCCTGCTGAACAACAGCAACAGGGGTCTCTCCGTCCAAACCGCCAGCGATCAATTCCTCAGCAATTCGCGGGAGATTATGCAAACCCATGTAAATCACTAAACCATCACTCGCGGTGGCCAGAGCGCGCCAATTCACGGAGGGGCGACGTTTATCGATCTCCTCATGACCGGTCACAAAGGTGACCGAGGAGCCGGCACGCCGATGGGTCACTGGTATTCCTGCATAAGCCGGAGCAGCAATACCCGAGGTCACACCCGGCACCACCTCAACAGCAATGC
This region of Synechococcus sp. WH 8016 genomic DNA includes:
- a CDS encoding MoaD/ThiS family protein; amino-acid sequence: MTKSPERTLQVLLFASLRDQAGWDEQSVFLPDKDVVTAEDIWDQLKLGPRPASVQISINQRLVSSLTPVQIGDEVAFLPPFTGG
- the moaB gene encoding molybdenum cofactor biosynthesis protein B, which translates into the protein MALSIALLTISDRRTRAEDTSGDALEQRLTAAGHQLSDRRICPDDRYQIRSELSQWIADPSVDVVITSGGTGLTGRDGTPEAIAPLLDKTIDGFGELFRVLSYESIGTSTLQSRCLAGVANGTIVFVLPGSLDAVQTAWDRLISSQLNANTLPCNLVQLLPRLREASWKEKVDPD
- the cobA gene encoding uroporphyrinogen-III C-methyltransferase, giving the protein MTDSTNTGTVYLVGAGPGDPDLLTVKAHRLLRCCDALVYDSLVPSEVLELVPETCERHFVGKRRGHHSVPQPSTNSVLVALGQRHQTVVRLKGGDPFLFGRGGEEAAHLVSHGIAVEVVPGVTSGIAAPAYAGIPVTHRRAGSSVTFVTGHEEIDKRRPSVNWRALATASDGLVIYMGLHNLPRIAEELIAGGLDGETPVAVVQQGTVVGQRCLKAPLREVAEATRTENFASPSIVVVGDVVSQQVAACAPEPAAVTMPIPF